ATAGGACAATACCCTTTGCCCCCAGCGCCAACAACTTAGTCGCCGGTGTAGTGTAAGGTAGCACCTCCGAATAAACTTGAGTTTCGCGAATTCGCCGTGCAATCAGCTCCGAGTACTGGGAGCCAAAATCCAGAATGGCAATGATCGGTGTACTACCCATTCAGCCCCCTCCCACAATCGTCACCACTTCTAAGCGGTCATCTTGCTGCAAAATCGTTGTCTCCCAAAATTGGCGATGGAGTATCTCTCCATTGTATTCCACCGCCACTAGGCGTGGGTTAATCCCCCAGAACTGTAGCGCTTGACTGAGACTCAGTTGGGGCGGGCATTCCCGCTTTTCTCCATTGACCCTAAGGGTGATCATTCTGGTAGACCGATCGCTACAGGAGAATCTAACCTAACAGCGGAGGTAGGGGTAGCAGGGACTAGGCAAACGAGGAAGATAGCAGGAATTACACCTAGTACAACAGCCAACAATGTAGGTAATAGAAATCCAGTCCCCAGCTGTAAAAGCGTAATACTAGCACCGAAAGCAAAATTGACCAAGTACACCGTCAGGGGAAACAGCAACTGGGAACGGCTGAGATACACAGGCTCTGTCCGCCAAAACAGAGAAGCCACCGCCATAAACAGCGCTCCTGTACCCAGCCAGCCCGTGAGGTTGCGATAGGGCATCCCAAAAAATTCTCCCCCATCCTGAAACTCCCAGAAGGGATAACTAGCCTGACTCATGGCTGGGTCAAGCACAAAATCCCAAGCTGTCAGAAGCACTGCCCCGATCGTGATTCCGCCAATCAGCTGAGCCAGTCCGTTAATCCCCTTAGCAGCGAGGGCTGCCCGTCCCAGCAGGTAGCAGACAAACCCCATGTAGAACCAGGACAGAGGGATAGTAAAGGGTACCAATCCGGCAATCTTGTAGCCCAGCCCCTCCAGGTAGGCATAGTGTCCAAAGGGAAAACCCGTACTTGTGCCTAGCAATTCACTGCCCAGGGAGAGGAAAATAGCTGGTAAAGCAAAAGTCAACAAGCGATTTCCTCCCACCGTCTGCCAACCGTAGAGAGCCACTGCAATCGCCCCTAGAATGATATAGACTGCGCCGCCACCCGTCATACCCCAGGCAAAAATCTGCATACCAAACTCCGAAAGGTGCGCTACAAAGTCAGGATTAGGCAATACCCACAGCAGTCCCAGCACCCCAAACACCATAGACGCGATGTGCAGTCCCAGCATAATACGACTGACTTGACCCATGCACCTTACTCCCCAGCTTTTGCTTGAAATTTCTTAATATTACCAATATAGGACAGTTTGTGCCCCGTAGCCTAGACCTTAGTGCTGAATTACTCAAATACCACTGTCCGCCGCGCTTCTGGCTGTCCGTAGGTTAGGACACGTCGTTCCAGATGCAATCGCACTGCCCGTGCCAACACTATGCGTTCCAAGTCTCTGCCCTTACGGATCAGGGAAGCAACGGTATCGCGGTGAGAAACCCTAATGACATCCTGTTCAATGATTGGACCCTCATCCAAGTCTTCCGTGACATAGTGGGCAGTGGCACCGATAATTTTTACCCCCCGCTGGTGGGCACGCTGGTAGGGGTTAGCACCTGGGAAGGCTGGCAGAAAGGAGTGGTGAATATTGATGACCTCTGGAAATTGTTGGAGAAAGTTAGTGCTGAGAATTTGCATATATTTAGCTAACACCACCAGATCAATTTGATATTGGCGCAATAGCTCCAGCTGCTCTTTTTCCCGTTGTAATTTTGTATCAGGGGTGATAGGGATGTGGTGGAAATTAATATTAAAGTCATGGGCAATAGGCTCTAGGGTAGTATGGTTGCTGATGACAACAGGAATCTGGGCATTGATTTCCCCCGCTTTCTGACGCAAAATTAGGTCATACAAACAATGATCCTGCTTAGAGACAAAAATAGCTAGGCGGGGAATCCGATCGGAAAAATGCAACTGCCAACTTAAACCGATAGCTTCTGCCAACTGTTGAAATTCTGCTGCTATGGTTTCCCTGGGAAGACTAAAATCTGTCAAATCCCATTCCAAGCGCATTAGGAATAAACCTGCTTCTTGGTCAACATGCTGGTCGGCATCAATCACATTACCGTTATGGGCAAACACCCAGTTAGAAATTTTTGCTACCAGACCCCGCTGATCGGGACAGGAAATCAAGAGAATTGCTGTTGCCATTAAGTCATTTGTAAGCGCCAAAGTTAATTTATACCACTAGCCGCTAACTCCAACCCTGGCGGGCAATCTCTAAAATCTAACACCCTCGGAGGTAATGTTTGCCCTTGACAAATGATTGTCCGAAATGTGTCATTGCCTTTAGCTTTCCCCACAATTCCGACAAAATGTAATTGCTTATTCTTGTGCCTGGCTATAGTAGCTGCCCCTGTTACTTCGCCCCCTGCCAGGAGCTGTACAGTGTAGTGATAATTCGGTGTAGTTTGGCTGAGGTTAAGCCACTCAATTTGCAAGTCGGCTAGACGATCGGTCAATCGTCCCTTTTCCACATAGAAAGCCACCTGGGAACGGCATAGCAAAGTGACAACCTCTAACGCCCTTTGAGGTTCCTCATCCCTGGTACTACAGCCCAACGATAGGAAAATAGCCAGTCCTAGGCTAGAAAGGTACCTCATCGGGCGGTAATTCTGGCATAGGGGGTAAGTCATAGACATCCGTTTCTACCCCACCAGGGCTGTAGGTAGAAGCAGGCTCAGCCACTGCGGCAGTTCTGGGTAAGGATTTTCCTAAGGGATACACCCGTTGCGCCACTAGTTCCGCCACCTTCTCCTTGTAGTTACCCCGATCGACCAAGTTCATTTGCAGTCTGCCCTCAATGAGGACGTGATCACCGCGATGGTAATTTTCATGGACTTCTGTAGCTAAGTTGCGCCAGCAGGTGACTTTCAATCGATTGGGGGGGTCTTCTGGTCTGAGGCTAGGAAACTGCACCAAAAAGCCAGTTACAGGGATTTGCCCCTCAGGGGTCGCCCGCAGTTCTGGTTCACTTAAAATTTCCGCTGCCACCGTAAAAGAATTCATCGCCAACACTCCAGCATAAGTGGGAGATTTTGTGTCATCATTTTAATCCAACCTGCTCAACAAGAACAGATGCGCCGCATTGCTATTTTTACAGAAACTTTTGTGCCCAAGGTTGATGGCATCGTCACTCGTCTAAAATACACAGTGGAATATTTGGTGAGGTTAGGGGATAAAGTGATTGTATTTGCCCCCGCTGGTGGGATTAGCGAATACAAAGGCGCAGAGGTTTACGGTATTTCTGGTTTTCCCTTGCCTCTCTACCCAGAACTAAAGCTGGCAATCCCCCATCCTGGCATTGGCGCAAAGTTAGAGCAATTTCGTCCTGACATTATCCATGTCGTCAACCCTGCAGTGTTGGGCTTAGGCGGACTATTTTTTGCCAAAGCAATGAGAGTACCTCTGATAGCCTCCTACCATACCCATCTGCCCAAATACCTACAACACTACGGGTTGGGCTTTTTGGAAGGAACAATGTGGGAACTGATTAAAACCGCCCATAACAGTGCTGCCCTCAACCTCTGTACCTCAACTGCCATGGTGCAAGAACTGAAAGCCCATGGGGTAGAAGTAGTTGACCTCTGGCAACGGGGAGTCGATACAGAACAATTCCACCCTCGCTTCCGCGCATTAGAAATGCGGCACCGTCTAACTCAAGGACATCCAGAGGATCATTTGCTGTTGTATGTTGGTCGTCTGTCAGCGGAAAAAGAAATCCAACGCCTCTTACCAGTCCTGAAGGCAATCCCGCGGACTCGGTTGGCACTAGTAGGGGATGGTCCCTACCGATCGGAATTGGAGCAAATTTTCAGCGGTACTCCAACCTATTTTGTTGGCTATCTTCAGGGAGATGAACTAGCCAGTGCCTTTGCCTCCAGTGATGTCTTTCTCTTTCCCTCCCGCACAGAAACATTGGGTCTAGTTTTATTAGAAGCAATGGCAGCAGGTTGTCCAGTAGTAGCAGCCAGAGCAGGCGGTATTCCCGATATTGTTACTCCTGGTGTAAACGGCTATCTCTTTGACCCCAACCAAGAAGACAGCCTAATCACAGCTACCCAGAATGTACTGACCCAGGACACCACCTCCCTAAGAGAACAAGCTAGACTGGAAGCAGAGAAATGGAGCTGGGAAGCCGCCACCCGACAATTGCAACACTATTACGACAAAGTAATTGCCAGCAGCGATGCCCCTCGTTAACACTCCTAGTTTAATAGCTTTAGCCCGATCGGGTTTTGTTGTCTCCTTTCCCACTGACACTGTCCCCGCCTTAGCCGTTTTACCAGGACAGGGGGAGCAAATTTATCGTCTCAAACAACGCCCTCAGCACAAACCATTGATTCTTATGGCAGCCACCTGGACAGAACTGCAACCCTACCTAGAGGGGAGACACCCAGCCTGGGAAAAGGCAGTCAGCGACTACTTACCTGGAGCTTTGACAATTGTTTTGCCCGCGAGTCCCCTAGGGCGATCCCTCAACCAAACAGACACGATCGGTATACGTATTCCTGCCTTCCCCATTGCCCTTAATATTTTGCAACAAACCGGACCATTACTCACCACGAGTGCCAACCTAAGTGGTACAGACCCACTGCCAAGTATGCGTGCAATTGCCGCAACCTTTCCCAGTGTATTTGCCTGGGGCGAGGGAGAACCCGATCGGGTTTTTGGCAGTGGTAAACCATCCACTGTAGTCAAGTGGGAGCAGAACCAGTGGCAAATTCTGCGCCAGGGAGAGGTAAAGCTTGCAGAGCAAACTACGGAGATAGATGGTTGAAAGTTATCCTTAAAACAGAATAACTACTACTGCAAATTAATCACAGAACACACACAAGTCTATTGCTAGTGCAGGTGTCTAGTAGCTTGCCCATAAAAGCCTGCTCTCAAATAAAGAGGTCAACTCCAGCCTAAGTTGCTTTATGTGCTACTTCTAACCCCCACCCAAAAAGGAGCTACCTGGAACAACAGAAACTTAGAGTAGAGAAGAAAGACTCATCTCTACGAGTCAAGTCAAGACACAACCTCTTCATCGGAAATTTACCTAACTAGGCGTTAGCCTCAGTCTTTGTTTTTTTCGTCTGGCTTTGATGACTTTTCTGCCCGCTGGGGTGGACATTCTCGCCCTAAATCCCGA
This genomic interval from Pseudanabaenaceae cyanobacterium SKYG29 contains the following:
- the thiS gene encoding sulfur carrier protein ThiS, whose protein sequence is MITLRVNGEKRECPPQLSLSQALQFWGINPRLVAVEYNGEILHRQFWETTILQQDDRLEVVTIVGGG
- a CDS encoding carotenoid biosynthesis protein, whose product is MGQVSRIMLGLHIASMVFGVLGLLWVLPNPDFVAHLSEFGMQIFAWGMTGGGAVYIILGAIAVALYGWQTVGGNRLLTFALPAIFLSLGSELLGTSTGFPFGHYAYLEGLGYKIAGLVPFTIPLSWFYMGFVCYLLGRAALAAKGINGLAQLIGGITIGAVLLTAWDFVLDPAMSQASYPFWEFQDGGEFFGMPYRNLTGWLGTGALFMAVASLFWRTEPVYLSRSQLLFPLTVYLVNFAFGASITLLQLGTGFLLPTLLAVVLGVIPAIFLVCLVPATPTSAVRLDSPVAIGLPE
- the purU gene encoding formyltetrahydrofolate deformylase: MATAILLISCPDQRGLVAKISNWVFAHNGNVIDADQHVDQEAGLFLMRLEWDLTDFSLPRETIAAEFQQLAEAIGLSWQLHFSDRIPRLAIFVSKQDHCLYDLILRQKAGEINAQIPVVISNHTTLEPIAHDFNINFHHIPITPDTKLQREKEQLELLRQYQIDLVVLAKYMQILSTNFLQQFPEVINIHHSFLPAFPGANPYQRAHQRGVKIIGATAHYVTEDLDEGPIIEQDVIRVSHRDTVASLIRKGRDLERIVLARAVRLHLERRVLTYGQPEARRTVVFE
- a CDS encoding type IV pilin-like G/H family protein yields the protein MTYPLCQNYRPMRYLSSLGLAIFLSLGCSTRDEEPQRALEVVTLLCRSQVAFYVEKGRLTDRLADLQIEWLNLSQTTPNYHYTVQLLAGGEVTGAATIARHKNKQLHFVGIVGKAKGNDTFRTIICQGQTLPPRVLDFRDCPPGLELAASGIN
- a CDS encoding single-stranded DNA-binding protein; the protein is MNSFTVAAEILSEPELRATPEGQIPVTGFLVQFPSLRPEDPPNRLKVTCWRNLATEVHENYHRGDHVLIEGRLQMNLVDRGNYKEKVAELVAQRVYPLGKSLPRTAAVAEPASTYSPGGVETDVYDLPPMPELPPDEVPF
- a CDS encoding glycosyltransferase, with protein sequence MRRIAIFTETFVPKVDGIVTRLKYTVEYLVRLGDKVIVFAPAGGISEYKGAEVYGISGFPLPLYPELKLAIPHPGIGAKLEQFRPDIIHVVNPAVLGLGGLFFAKAMRVPLIASYHTHLPKYLQHYGLGFLEGTMWELIKTAHNSAALNLCTSTAMVQELKAHGVEVVDLWQRGVDTEQFHPRFRALEMRHRLTQGHPEDHLLLYVGRLSAEKEIQRLLPVLKAIPRTRLALVGDGPYRSELEQIFSGTPTYFVGYLQGDELASAFASSDVFLFPSRTETLGLVLLEAMAAGCPVVAARAGGIPDIVTPGVNGYLFDPNQEDSLITATQNVLTQDTTSLREQARLEAEKWSWEAATRQLQHYYDKVIASSDAPR
- a CDS encoding L-threonylcarbamoyladenylate synthase: MPLVNTPSLIALARSGFVVSFPTDTVPALAVLPGQGEQIYRLKQRPQHKPLILMAATWTELQPYLEGRHPAWEKAVSDYLPGALTIVLPASPLGRSLNQTDTIGIRIPAFPIALNILQQTGPLLTTSANLSGTDPLPSMRAIAATFPSVFAWGEGEPDRVFGSGKPSTVVKWEQNQWQILRQGEVKLAEQTTEIDG
- the rpmH gene encoding 50S ribosomal protein L34, translated to SGFRARMSTPAGRKVIKARRKKQRLRLTPS